In Microbacterium binotii, one DNA window encodes the following:
- the glgB gene encoding 1,4-alpha-glucan branching protein GlgB, translating into MSVIESRVLDTVATGSYYAPHDVLGLHPDGPAGGVIRARRPLATSVTAVFADGREVALEHVRAGIWEGAYRGEAGPYRLTATYEGSAPYTADDPYRFSPTIGELDLHLIREGRHEQLWQVLGSHVRNHEGATGTSFAVWAPHAQAVRVAADFNGWDGQAHSMRSMGASGVWELFVPGIGADSTYKYELLTRDGRWILKADPMARRAELPPATASVVTASSYEWSDDAWIAGRAAAQPLERPMSVYELHLGSWRPGLGYRDAADPLIEYVSAQGFTHVEFLPLAEHPFGGSWGYQVSGYYAPTSRFGSPDDLRYLIDRLHGAGIGVIMDWVPGHFPRDEFALARFDGEALYEHPDPRRGEHKDWGTLIFDYGRAEVRNFLVANALYWFEEFHVDGLRVDAVASMLYLDYSREAGEWEPNIYGGRENLEAIQFLQETNATVYKKFPGIAMIAEESTSYPGVTAPTSAGGLGFGFKWNMGWMNDSLVYISRDPLYRAHHEGELSFSFVYAFSENYVLPISHDEVVHGKGSLFARMPGDHWQKLAGMRLFLSYMWAHPGKQLLFMGQEFGQIAEWSESRSLEWWLLDQPAHRELGDFVAALNATYRDTPALWQRDADGSAFSRIGGPTWNPNVSAFVRWDADGRPLVAIFNFSGAPLHDYELDLPLAGVWRELLNSDASAFGGSGVGNLGAVTADASGRARMTLPPLGALWLSPTD; encoded by the coding sequence ATGAGCGTCATCGAATCCCGGGTGCTCGACACCGTCGCCACCGGCTCCTACTACGCCCCGCACGACGTGCTGGGTCTGCACCCCGACGGCCCCGCTGGCGGAGTGATCCGTGCCCGGCGGCCACTGGCCACATCCGTCACAGCCGTCTTCGCCGACGGTCGTGAGGTGGCGCTCGAACACGTCCGCGCGGGCATCTGGGAGGGTGCGTACCGCGGTGAGGCGGGTCCGTACCGGCTCACGGCGACGTACGAGGGTTCGGCCCCGTACACCGCTGACGACCCCTACCGGTTCTCACCGACGATCGGCGAGCTCGACCTTCATCTGATCCGCGAGGGACGCCACGAGCAGCTGTGGCAAGTCCTGGGCTCCCACGTGCGCAACCACGAGGGAGCGACGGGGACGTCCTTCGCCGTCTGGGCGCCGCACGCGCAGGCGGTCCGCGTCGCCGCGGACTTCAACGGCTGGGACGGCCAGGCGCACAGCATGAGATCCATGGGCGCGAGCGGCGTCTGGGAGCTCTTCGTCCCGGGCATCGGCGCGGACAGCACCTACAAGTACGAGCTGCTCACGCGCGACGGCCGGTGGATCCTCAAGGCGGATCCGATGGCGCGGCGGGCCGAGCTGCCGCCGGCGACGGCCTCCGTCGTGACCGCCTCGAGCTATGAATGGAGCGACGACGCGTGGATCGCCGGGCGGGCTGCCGCCCAGCCACTCGAGCGCCCGATGTCGGTCTACGAGCTGCATCTCGGCTCCTGGCGGCCGGGTCTGGGCTATCGCGACGCCGCAGACCCGCTCATCGAGTACGTGAGCGCACAGGGGTTCACGCACGTCGAGTTCCTCCCGCTCGCGGAGCATCCCTTCGGCGGTTCATGGGGATACCAGGTGAGCGGTTATTACGCGCCGACGAGCCGATTCGGCTCGCCCGACGACCTCCGCTACCTCATCGACCGGCTGCACGGCGCCGGTATCGGCGTGATCATGGACTGGGTTCCGGGCCATTTCCCCCGTGACGAGTTCGCGCTCGCTCGTTTCGACGGCGAGGCCCTCTATGAGCACCCGGATCCCCGACGCGGCGAGCACAAGGACTGGGGAACCCTGATCTTCGACTACGGCCGGGCCGAGGTGCGCAACTTCCTCGTCGCCAACGCGCTGTACTGGTTCGAGGAGTTCCACGTCGACGGTCTGCGTGTGGATGCGGTCGCCTCCATGCTGTACCTCGATTACTCCCGTGAGGCCGGCGAGTGGGAGCCCAACATCTACGGCGGCCGCGAGAACCTGGAGGCGATCCAATTCCTCCAGGAGACCAACGCGACCGTCTACAAGAAGTTCCCCGGCATCGCCATGATCGCCGAGGAGTCGACAAGCTATCCGGGCGTCACCGCCCCGACGAGCGCCGGCGGTCTCGGATTCGGCTTCAAGTGGAACATGGGATGGATGAACGACTCGCTCGTCTACATCTCGCGCGATCCGCTCTATCGCGCACACCACGAAGGCGAGCTGTCCTTCTCGTTCGTGTACGCGTTCAGCGAGAACTACGTCCTTCCGATCAGCCACGATGAGGTGGTGCACGGCAAGGGCTCCCTGTTCGCGCGGATGCCCGGCGACCACTGGCAGAAGCTCGCCGGAATGCGCCTCTTCCTCTCCTACATGTGGGCCCACCCCGGCAAGCAGCTGCTGTTCATGGGTCAGGAGTTCGGGCAGATCGCCGAGTGGTCCGAGTCGCGCTCGCTCGAGTGGTGGCTGCTCGACCAGCCCGCCCACCGGGAGCTCGGCGACTTCGTCGCCGCCCTCAACGCCACTTACCGTGACACCCCGGCGCTGTGGCAGCGGGACGCTGACGGCTCTGCGTTCTCCCGCATCGGCGGACCGACGTGGAACCCCAACGTCTCGGCGTTCGTGCGATGGGATGCCGACGGTCGGCCTCTCGTGGCGATCTTCAACTTCTCGGGCGCACCGCTGCACGACTACGAGCTGGATCTGCCCCTCGCAGGCGTCTGGCGGGAGCTGCTCAACTCGGACGCATCCGCCTTCGGAGGTTCCGGGGTCGGCAACCTCGGAGCAGTGACCGCCGACGCATCCGGGCGCGCACGGATGACGCTGCCGCCGCTCGGAGCGCTCTGGCTCTCCCCCACGGACTGA
- a CDS encoding glycosyl transferase gives MRFVWAVAAFVLAALLIGAGIAQRTVFYGPSTQSAEIPAADGAAYTMVDGAVLTSLPGTQTLRVSSSDGVFVAYGRTADMRAWLSDQTYNDVTVGQDGVLNAAVIEPEVSQASAPADAAAEGDESATAPATTESRDPAQSDLWLAQYSDDRAVSVPLQLPDSMSVLIASDGTKPAPAEASITWNIAQTTPWAGPLMLLGGVALVAGIVLYVLAIRHDRRSRGPRRKAPPPLPETQPIDLAVEPGAKGVISASPSRRSSRRPFLAIPLVVAGALVFTGCSPDAWPDLAPTPTPSGTASIVDSADQQAPAVTEAQAQAILQRISTTVASADEARDANLAATRLDGAALAERNTNYVLRGALADEAALPPIPAEPTQIILPQAFDEWPRTVMAVVQKEGAQGPVSTIMFLTQADQWADYKLSYIGDLLGSVEMPDLAPAYIGASQVPPDSSFLTVAPDKLAEAYADVLNNGKDSTSIGLFDEQTDLFSQNVAANRQERRDKFNETGASTGTIEFAAQAGSQTPLALATLESGAIVAVSVNEVDTVTPNSGDVVIKLTDNPTVQALTGVSESATGVSSTFADQLFFYVPAQGSSEKIRLLGYTSNILEAKVL, from the coding sequence GTGCGTTTCGTCTGGGCCGTCGCGGCCTTCGTACTGGCCGCTCTGCTCATCGGGGCAGGCATCGCTCAACGGACCGTTTTCTACGGTCCGTCCACCCAGAGCGCCGAGATCCCCGCTGCCGACGGAGCGGCGTACACGATGGTCGACGGTGCCGTCCTCACCTCTCTCCCCGGCACGCAGACCCTTCGCGTCTCCTCCTCCGACGGCGTCTTCGTCGCCTACGGCCGCACCGCTGACATGCGCGCATGGCTCTCCGACCAGACGTACAACGACGTCACCGTGGGGCAGGACGGCGTTCTCAACGCGGCGGTCATCGAGCCCGAGGTCTCCCAGGCGAGTGCACCCGCCGATGCAGCCGCGGAAGGCGACGAGTCTGCGACCGCGCCTGCGACGACGGAGAGCCGCGATCCCGCGCAGTCCGACCTCTGGCTCGCCCAGTACAGCGACGACCGTGCCGTCAGCGTCCCCCTGCAATTGCCCGACTCGATGAGCGTGCTGATCGCCTCGGACGGGACGAAGCCCGCTCCCGCCGAGGCCAGCATCACCTGGAACATCGCGCAGACGACGCCCTGGGCGGGACCCCTGATGCTTCTGGGCGGCGTGGCCCTCGTTGCGGGGATCGTGCTGTACGTCCTGGCCATCCGACACGACCGGCGCTCGCGCGGACCGCGCCGCAAGGCGCCGCCGCCCCTGCCGGAGACCCAGCCGATCGATCTCGCCGTGGAGCCAGGGGCGAAGGGCGTGATCAGCGCCAGCCCGTCGAGACGCTCCTCGCGTCGTCCCTTCCTCGCCATCCCGTTGGTCGTGGCGGGTGCGCTCGTCTTCACCGGCTGCTCGCCCGATGCGTGGCCTGATCTGGCACCGACGCCGACGCCTTCAGGGACGGCGTCGATCGTCGACTCCGCCGACCAGCAGGCGCCTGCGGTGACCGAGGCGCAGGCGCAGGCGATCCTGCAGCGCATCTCGACGACGGTCGCCTCCGCCGACGAGGCACGCGACGCGAACCTCGCGGCCACCCGACTCGATGGAGCCGCGCTGGCCGAGCGCAACACCAATTACGTGCTGCGCGGCGCTCTCGCGGACGAGGCGGCGTTGCCCCCGATTCCGGCCGAGCCGACGCAGATCATCCTGCCGCAGGCGTTCGACGAGTGGCCGCGCACCGTGATGGCCGTCGTGCAGAAAGAAGGTGCTCAGGGGCCTGTCTCCACGATCATGTTCCTGACGCAGGCCGACCAGTGGGCCGACTACAAGCTGTCCTACATCGGGGATCTGCTCGGGTCGGTCGAGATGCCCGACCTCGCCCCCGCCTACATCGGCGCTTCCCAGGTGCCGCCGGATTCGTCGTTCCTGACGGTCGCGCCGGACAAGCTGGCCGAGGCCTACGCGGACGTGCTCAACAACGGCAAGGACAGCACGTCCATCGGGCTGTTCGACGAGCAGACCGACCTGTTCAGCCAGAACGTCGCCGCGAACCGCCAGGAGCGGCGCGACAAGTTCAATGAGACGGGAGCCTCGACCGGCACGATCGAGTTCGCGGCCCAGGCGGGCAGCCAGACGCCGCTCGCCCTCGCGACGCTCGAGAGCGGCGCGATCGTCGCCGTCTCGGTCAACGAGGTCGACACGGTCACGCCGAACAGCGGCGACGTCGTCATCAAGCTGACCGACAATCCGACCGTGCAAGCACTGACCGGTGTGTCGGAGTCCGCGACAGGAGTGAGTTCGACCTTCGCCGACCAGCTGTTCTTCTACGTGCCGGCGCAGGGCTCCTCAGAGAAGATCCGACTCCTCGGTTACACCTCCAACATCCTGGAAGCGAAGGTTCTGTGA
- a CDS encoding tetratricopeptide repeat protein — protein MSDQAPGAVLRGAVDLSALRNRPAPGANAAASAPASGSLVRDVTDATFGQILELSRTVPVVVDLWAEWCGPCKQLSPILEKVVEELAGRLVLAKVDVDANPQIAQGFRAQSIPLVVALVGGQPVPLFTGAVPEEQVREVFSQLLQLAAQNGVTGTVDAGAESTADAPEEPPLPPLHAEAFAAIEEGDYARAASAYERALAENPRDADAHAGLGQVRLLQRVQGADLQQARAAAAAAPTDVDAQLLVADLDISGGHVDDAFGRLLDLFAALPADDRAPVRARLLELFGLVGDADPRVIRARGRLASLLF, from the coding sequence ATGTCCGATCAGGCCCCTGGCGCCGTTCTGCGTGGCGCCGTCGATCTCTCCGCTCTGCGCAACCGGCCCGCGCCGGGCGCGAATGCTGCAGCGTCCGCTCCGGCGTCCGGCTCTCTCGTGCGAGACGTGACCGACGCGACGTTCGGCCAGATCCTCGAACTCTCTCGCACGGTCCCGGTCGTCGTGGATCTCTGGGCCGAGTGGTGCGGGCCCTGTAAGCAGCTCAGCCCCATCCTCGAGAAGGTCGTCGAGGAGCTGGCGGGTCGTCTCGTCCTGGCCAAGGTGGATGTGGACGCGAACCCGCAGATCGCGCAGGGCTTCCGCGCGCAGTCCATCCCGTTGGTCGTCGCTCTGGTCGGCGGCCAGCCGGTGCCGCTGTTCACCGGCGCTGTGCCGGAGGAGCAGGTCCGCGAGGTCTTCTCACAGCTCCTGCAGCTCGCCGCGCAGAACGGGGTCACGGGGACGGTCGACGCCGGCGCCGAGAGCACCGCGGACGCTCCCGAGGAGCCCCCGTTGCCGCCCCTGCACGCGGAGGCCTTCGCCGCGATCGAAGAGGGCGACTACGCGCGAGCGGCGTCCGCCTACGAGCGTGCGCTCGCAGAGAACCCGCGCGACGCCGATGCCCACGCCGGGCTCGGACAGGTGCGTCTGCTTCAGCGGGTGCAGGGCGCGGATCTGCAGCAGGCCCGCGCGGCGGCCGCTGCCGCGCCCACCGATGTCGACGCGCAACTCCTCGTGGCCGACCTCGACATCTCGGGCGGGCACGTGGACGACGCCTTCGGGCGTCTGCTCGATCTGTTCGCCGCGCTCCCGGCAGACGACCGGGCTCCGGTCCGGGCACGTCTGCTCGAGCTGTTCGGCCTCGTCGGCGACGCGGATCCCCGCGTCATCCGCGCGCGCGGACGACTCGCCTCGCTTCTGTTCTGA
- a CDS encoding maltotransferase domain-containing protein, whose product MATPTRSLPARTQRSGAEIPLRTVAAPAPADTLTGRIPLSAERPSTPDPRFDPSAFSGEVVPFRVRAFREGHDLIGVQLRLTAPDGSESLHRLAAHEDGLDTWGVLVTLLAQGTWSFRFEAFADRYATWRHAAELKIPAGVDVALMREIGARLFDDAAAEKDRPAAERRLLTDQAARLRASDTDEEASLAVVHDDRIADAFTTRPLGELWTVGATHDLLVERERAGVGAWYEFFPRSEGATRRADGTIEPGTFRTAVERLTGVAAMGFDVLYLPPIHPIGRTHRKGPNNTLNAGPADPGSPWAIGAPEGGHDAVHPELGSLSDFRAFVAAAASAGIEIALDLALQASPDHPWVKEHPEWFTTLPDGTIAYAENPPKKYQDIYPVNFDNDPAGIRAEVLRIVRHWIAQGVRIFRVDNPHTKPLQFWEWLIRTVRDEAPDVVFLAEAFTRPTPLRGLAQAGFQQSYTYFTWRNSKAELEEFLDSLAHETDDYLRPNLFVNTPDILTEYLQYGGRAAYRIRATIAATAAPTYGVYAGYELFENVARPGSEENIDNEKYEYKLRDWNRAEADGDSLAPYLTFLNRIRRAHPALRQLRNLQIQHSDDDAILVYSKHLAGALSESGENDTIIVVVNVDPHSARETTVHLDTEAWGIPAGTPYVVEDLVTGSTWTWTDHNYVRLDAFREPAHILHVKGLA is encoded by the coding sequence GTGGCCACTCCGACACGATCCCTCCCCGCCCGCACCCAACGAAGCGGCGCCGAGATCCCGCTGCGCACGGTCGCAGCGCCCGCGCCCGCCGACACGCTGACCGGCCGCATCCCGCTCAGTGCGGAACGACCGTCGACGCCCGACCCGCGCTTCGACCCTTCCGCCTTCTCCGGCGAGGTCGTCCCTTTCCGCGTGCGCGCGTTCCGAGAGGGACACGACCTGATCGGCGTGCAGCTGCGGCTGACCGCCCCCGACGGCAGTGAGTCTCTGCACCGGCTCGCTGCGCACGAGGACGGCTTGGATACGTGGGGCGTCCTGGTCACGCTGCTCGCCCAGGGGACGTGGTCCTTCCGCTTCGAGGCGTTCGCCGACCGCTACGCCACCTGGCGGCACGCGGCCGAGCTGAAGATTCCCGCTGGCGTGGACGTGGCGCTGATGCGCGAGATCGGAGCGCGCCTGTTCGACGACGCCGCCGCGGAGAAGGACCGCCCCGCCGCGGAACGGCGTCTGTTGACCGACCAGGCGGCGAGATTGCGCGCGAGCGATACGGACGAGGAGGCTTCCCTCGCAGTCGTCCACGACGATCGCATCGCCGACGCCTTCACCACTCGGCCGCTCGGTGAGCTCTGGACCGTCGGCGCGACGCATGATCTCCTCGTGGAGCGCGAACGGGCCGGAGTCGGCGCGTGGTACGAGTTCTTCCCTCGATCCGAGGGAGCGACGCGGCGAGCGGACGGAACCATCGAGCCGGGCACCTTCCGCACGGCCGTGGAGCGGCTCACCGGCGTCGCGGCGATGGGGTTCGATGTGCTCTACCTGCCGCCGATCCATCCGATCGGCCGCACGCACCGCAAGGGCCCCAACAACACGCTGAACGCGGGCCCCGCCGACCCCGGTTCGCCGTGGGCGATCGGTGCGCCGGAGGGCGGCCATGATGCCGTCCACCCCGAGCTCGGCTCACTGTCCGACTTCCGCGCCTTCGTGGCCGCCGCCGCATCCGCCGGCATCGAGATCGCGCTCGATCTTGCGTTGCAGGCCTCACCCGACCACCCGTGGGTGAAGGAGCACCCGGAGTGGTTCACGACCCTGCCCGACGGAACGATCGCCTATGCGGAGAACCCACCGAAGAAGTATCAGGACATCTATCCCGTCAACTTCGACAACGACCCCGCGGGCATCCGCGCCGAGGTGCTGCGGATCGTACGCCACTGGATCGCCCAGGGAGTGAGGATCTTCCGCGTCGACAATCCCCACACCAAGCCCCTGCAGTTCTGGGAGTGGCTCATCCGCACCGTCCGCGACGAGGCGCCCGACGTCGTCTTCCTCGCGGAGGCCTTCACCAGGCCGACGCCCCTGCGCGGGCTCGCGCAGGCGGGATTCCAGCAGAGCTACACGTACTTCACGTGGCGCAATTCGAAGGCTGAGCTCGAAGAGTTCCTCGACTCTCTCGCCCACGAGACCGACGACTACCTGCGCCCGAACCTCTTCGTCAACACCCCCGACATCCTGACCGAGTACCTCCAGTACGGAGGACGCGCGGCCTATCGCATCCGAGCGACGATCGCGGCGACGGCGGCCCCGACCTACGGCGTCTACGCCGGGTACGAACTGTTCGAGAACGTCGCGCGCCCGGGCAGCGAGGAGAACATCGACAACGAGAAGTACGAGTACAAGCTCCGCGACTGGAACCGGGCCGAAGCCGACGGCGACTCCCTCGCGCCGTACCTCACCTTCCTCAACCGCATCCGCCGCGCGCATCCCGCACTGCGCCAGCTGCGCAATCTCCAGATCCAGCACAGCGACGACGACGCGATCCTGGTGTACTCCAAGCACCTCGCGGGCGCTCTCAGCGAGAGCGGTGAGAACGACACGATCATCGTGGTCGTGAACGTCGACCCGCACTCGGCCCGCGAGACGACCGTGCATCTGGACACCGAGGCGTGGGGCATCCCGGCGGGAACGCCGTACGTCGTCGAAGACCTCGTGACGGGTAGCACCTGGACCTGGACCGACCACAATTATGTGCGCCTGGACGCGTTCCGCGAGCCCGCACACATCCTGCACGTGAAGGGCCTTGCATGA